TTCCCGGTGTTCCCCGTGTACGCGGCCAAGGCCGGTGGGTTCTTCTTCCTGGTCTTCGGCGTCATCACGCTGATCTCTGCGACGACCTCGATCAATGCGGTGTGGGTCTACGGCCCGTACGACCCCTCCCCCGTCTCGGCGGGCTCGCAGCCGGACTGGTACATGCTCTGGACGGACGGCGGGCTGCGCCTGATCCCGGGCTGGGAGTTCACCATCTTCGGGTACGTGATCTCGCTGAACATGCTGATCCCGATGGCGCTGTACGGTGCTCTGCTCGCCTTCCTCGCGCTGTACCCGTTCATCGAGGCCTGGGTGACCGGTGACGATCGTGAGCACCATCTGAACGATCTGCCCTACAACGCCCCGGTGCGCACCGGGCTCGGTGTCTCCTGGATCATGGTCTATCTGATCCTTGCGCTCGCGGCGACGAACGACATCATCGCGATCGGTCTGAATCTCTCCATCAACGACCTGACCTGGGCGTTCCGCATCGCGATATTCGTGGCTCCGGTCCTGGCCTTCTTCATCACGAAGCGACTGTGTCTGTCGATCCAGCGCCAGAAGCGACAGAAGGCCCTCCACGGCGAGGAGACCTCTCGCGTGGTCCGCACGGGCACCGGCGAGACGCTGGAGATCCACGCTCCGCTCAGCGACTACGACCGCTGGGTCCTGGTCCAGCACGACGACTACCGTCCGCTCAGCGCGGGCAAGGGCATCTCCTCGCTGCGCGCCAAGGCGACCAGCTTCTTCTTCAAGGACCGCATCGAGCCGGTCACGCCGGCGGAGCTGCGAGCAGCGCTCGAGCACGCCGGCCACGAGAAGCACGTCATCGACGAGGCGACCGGCGGGGACTACCGCACCCCGGCCGAGAAGGTCGTGCACTGAGTCGACCACCGTGCCGGTCCACGGCACACGGGACGGGCCCCGGGGGAATCTCCTCCCTCGGGGCCCGTCCTTCGTGCTGCGCACATCGCGCGGGCATCCACCGCTCGGTCGACGCAAGAGCCTCTGCGCAGGCACCGGAGCGTGCACCGCTCCCCTGCGCTCCTGAGCGGTCGTCAGCGCGGTGTCAAGGGACATCGGGATCTCCCTGTGGGCGGACAGCTGATCTCCCTGTCCGCGGACAGTTCATCTCCCTGTCGGCGGTCGGTTGATCTCCCTGCGGGGTTAGGTCAGGGGGACGACGCCGCGGCCGGCGGTGGCCTCGGCCAGTCGCATCGAGGTGCCCTCGGTGGTTATGACGTGGGCGTGGTGGAGGAGCCGGTCGACGGTCGCGGTGGCCAGGGTCTTGGGCATGAAGGTGTCGAACCCGGCGGGGTGGAGATTGCTGGTCACGGCCAGGCTCCGGCGCTCGTAGGTCGCATCAACGAGGCGGTAGAACGCCTCGGCAGCGGCCTGCCCGGCCGGCAGCATGCCGATGTCATCAACGACGATCAGGTCGGCACGGGTGATCCGGGCGATGACCTTGTTGATCGACCCATCGACGCTGGCCCGCCCGATCGCGGCGGTAAGTGACTCGAGCGTGAACCAGGAGACTCGCATGTCAGCGTCGATCGCCTGGTGGGCGATCGCCTCGATGAAGTGGGTCTTCCCGGTGCCGGAGGGGCCACTGATGGCGAGGTTCTCAGCGCGGTGGATCCATTCCAGGGTCGCCAGCGCTGACTGGGTCGGGGCCGGGATCGTGGAGGCGTTCTCCTGCCAGGTATCGAAGGTTTTCCCTGCCGGCAGGCCGGCGCTCTTGCGGCGGGCGGTCTTGGTGGCCGCGTCCCGGCCCCTCACCTCTTCCGCCAACAGGACGCGGAGGACCTCGGTGGGGTCCCAGCGCTGGGACTTCGCGGTGGCCAGCACGTCCGGGGCGGCAGCGCGGAGATAGGGCATGCGCATGCGTTTCAGGACCGCGGTGAGATCCTCGGGCAGCGGCGGGGCAGACATCGTCGTGGTGGCAGTCATCGGGTGGTCTCCATGCTCGTGGTGGTGGTGAATCCGGCCCAGCTGGTGGTGCCGGGCTGGGCGGAGTGGGCCTCATCGGCGATGACCAGGTCGGCGGCCGCGGCACCGCTTAAGTGGTGATCCACGATCATCGCGAGGTCACCCTCGGCGAACCGTCCGGCGGTCGCGGCGATCCCGAGGCCGGCATCAACCTGATCGGTGCCGACCAGAGCGGCCAGCTCGAGCGCGGCGGTCATCTTCGCCCGGATCCGCACGGTCCCGGCGGCAGAGGCCTCGATCAGCCAGGCCGTGGCCCCATCACCCAGGGCGAGGAAGTCCCGCTCGGCGCTGGTGCGGGCTCGCGGTCGCGGGATCCGGGGCGCGCCGCTGGGGTCCTGGGGATGGTCGGGATAGTGAGCCAGGTCGATCCGGGGAGTGCCCGGGGTGGAGAGGCGATGACGGGCAACCTCGACCAGCCCGCGCCGCTCACCCGCCCAGTCCGGGATACGGGCCAGGGCGTCGAGGTCGGCGATGATCACCAGCTCCATCCCCGCGGCTCGGACCCAGACCTCGGCCCCGACCAGTCCCGGCGGGGTCGAGTACCGCACCGACCCGAACCGCACCGTCTGATCGGTGTTCACGGACCGGGTCTGGCCCAGCGCCATCGTGTGTGGAGCCGCCGGCAGCACGTGCAGGCGAGCACGTTCCTCGACCAAGGCCTCGGCGGGGATCCGTGCGGATTCCCGATGGACGCGCGTGTTGACCTTGTTGGTGAACGTCTCGCAGGCGGCCTCGAGCTCGGCGAACGAGGCGTAGTCGGCGCGGAGGTTCGCATCGGTGGGGACCAGATCAGCTTTCGCGATCTTCACCGTCGCCTCGGTCCCGCCCTTGGACTCCGGATCGAAGGGGACACAGGTATGGACCTGCATGCCGTAGTGCCGGCCGACCTCGACGATCTGCGGATGACGGACCGGGACGCCAGCGACGTGATCGATGGAGACGGTCCTGGGGTTGTCGGTCAGGACGTAGGTCGGGACCCCGCCGAGGCGGTGCAGCGTCGCATCCAGGCACGTGATCAGCGTCGGCAGGGTCTGGTCCCAGACCGGGATCACCACCCGGAGGTGTCAAATCTTCTGTGTAAGGGGCCGGTCGATCAGCCTCTCTGCCGGGTGGTCAGAGCGGAAGTCGGTTGGGGAACTGGACGGCGAAGGCGTTGAGGGCTTGGTGCCATCCCTGGGTGCCGGTTCCGAGCTTTCCACCACGGTGGGTCTCGATGTTCCGGATACCCAGATAGACCAGCTTGATCGCCGCCTCGTCCGAGGGGAATGAGCCCCTCGTCTTGGTGATCTTCCGGAGCTGGTAGTTGATCGACTCGATCTGGTTCGTCGTGTAGATGACCTTCCGGATCTCGGGGGTGAACGCCAGGAACGGGATGAAGTCTTCCCACGCGTTCCGCCACGCCAGCACCGCCCCCGGCGCCTTGCTGCCCCAGCCCTCGGCGAAGGCCTCCAGCGCCAACTCAGCGGCCGCCACGGTAGCCGCGGTGTAAATCGGCTTCATGTCCTTGGCCATGGTCTTGCGGTCGGAGTAGGAGGCGTACTTCATCGCCGAGCGCAGCAGGTGAACCACGCAGGTCTGGACCACGGTCTCGGGGTAGATGCTGTTCACCGCGGCCGGCAGCCCGGTCAGTCCGTCACAGCACAGGATCAGAATGTCCTTGGTGCCCCGGTTCCGGATCTCGGTCAGGACGTTGGCCCAGAACTTCGCGCCCTCGGTGACCCCCAGCCAGAGGCCCAGGACCTGCTTGCGACCCTCCAGATCCACGCCTACCGCGACGTGGCAGGCCTTGTTGGTCACGACTCCGCCGTCACGGATCTTGAGCCAGATCGCGTCGATATAGACGATCGGATACACCGTCTCCAAAGGGCGGGACTGCCACTGAGCCACCTCGTCAGCGACCACGTCGGTGACTCTGGAGATCGTCGCGGCGGAGACCTTCGAGCCGTAGATCTCCTCGAGGTGGGAGCCGATGTCGCGGGTGGTCATCCCGCGGGCATACAGCGACAGGATCATGTCCTCGACCCTGCCCAACCGGCGGGTCCTCTTCGGCACGATCACCGGCTCGAACGAGCCGTTGCGGTCCCGCGGGACGGTGAGCTCCACCGGCCCCTGGAGGGTATGGACGGACTTGGTGGTCTTGCCGTTACGGGAGTTGCCCGTGCCGGCACCGGCGGGGTCGCCGGCCTCGTAGCCCAGGTGGTCGCTCATCTCGGTCTCCAGAGCCCGCTCCAGCACGGCCTGAGTCATCCGGGACAGCAGCTCCTCGACCCCGTGGCGGCCCTCTCCGAGGTCCTCGGCAGCGTTGACGAGGGCGTCGACCTGGTCGGCGCTCAGCACCCCGGCAAGAGGGTTCTGGGCATCAGTGGTATCGGTCATGTCATCGGTCCTATTCAGAGGCGAGCCCGCAGGTCACACCTCGATTAGAGACCGGACCCTTACACAGTCAATGAAACACCCTCCACCACCCGGAAGCGTGACCATGCCAGCCACGCGCAGAACAGCCACGTCCGCCGCAGCGCACCGTCCGGGCCAGGGATCTTTGGGCCCTCGCCCCAGTCGAACTGCAGCCACAGCCCCGGCTCCGTGATCCACGGCCTGTAGGTGCGCCGGTGCCCGGCCCGCCACGCAGCCTTGGCTCGCGCGACCGCCCGCCGAGTGGTCCGCTCCGTCCCCGTGAATCCCAGCGCGGCC
The window above is part of the Brachybacterium vulturis genome. Proteins encoded here:
- the istB gene encoding IS21-like element helper ATPase IstB — encoded protein: MTATTTMSAPPLPEDLTAVLKRMRMPYLRAAAPDVLATAKSQRWDPTEVLRVLLAEEVRGRDAATKTARRKSAGLPAGKTFDTWQENASTIPAPTQSALATLEWIHRAENLAISGPSGTGKTHFIEAIAHQAIDADMRVSWFTLESLTAAIGRASVDGSINKVIARITRADLIVVDDIGMLPAGQAAAEAFYRLVDATYERRSLAVTSNLHPAGFDTFMPKTLATATVDRLLHHAHVITTEGTSMRLAEATAGRGVVPLT
- a CDS encoding Mu transposase domain-containing protein, coding for MVIPVWDQTLPTLITCLDATLHRLGGVPTYVLTDNPRTVSIDHVAGVPVRHPQIVEVGRHYGMQVHTCVPFDPESKGGTEATVKIAKADLVPTDANLRADYASFAELEAACETFTNKVNTRVHRESARIPAEALVEERARLHVLPAAPHTMALGQTRSVNTDQTVRFGSVRYSTPPGLVGAEVWVRAAGMELVIIADLDALARIPDWAGERRGLVEVARHRLSTPGTPRIDLAHYPDHPQDPSGAPRIPRPRARTSAERDFLALGDGATAWLIEASAAGTVRIRAKMTAALELAALVGTDQVDAGLGIAATAGRFAEGDLAMIVDHHLSGAAAADLVIADEAHSAQPGTTSWAGFTTTTSMETTR
- a CDS encoding cytochrome b; translation: MTTTTPSTRKQASVDADSSRVYQLGAVGGDWLDQRVAGGGFVKFMARKIFPDHWSFMFGEVALYSFVILLISGTFLTMFFDPSMEEVVYSGPYVPLQGMTMSRAYESTLEISFELRGGLLFRQMHHWACLVFMVAIFVHMFRVFFTGAFRKPRELNWIVGFTLMILGMVAGFSGYSLPDDVLSGNGVRIIDGLMKAIPVVGTYLSMLLFGGEFPGTDIIPRLFTIHILLVPAMILGLIGVHLVLLVLHKHTQYPGPGRTERNVVGFPVFPVYAAKAGGFFFLVFGVITLISATTSINAVWVYGPYDPSPVSAGSQPDWYMLWTDGGLRLIPGWEFTIFGYVISLNMLIPMALYGALLAFLALYPFIEAWVTGDDREHHLNDLPYNAPVRTGLGVSWIMVYLILALAATNDIIAIGLNLSINDLTWAFRIAIFVAPVLAFFITKRLCLSIQRQKRQKALHGEETSRVVRTGTGETLEIHAPLSDYDRWVLVQHDDYRPLSAGKGISSLRAKATSFFFKDRIEPVTPAELRAALEHAGHEKHVIDEATGGDYRTPAEKVVH
- a CDS encoding IS256 family transposase, with translation MTDTTDAQNPLAGVLSADQVDALVNAAEDLGEGRHGVEELLSRMTQAVLERALETEMSDHLGYEAGDPAGAGTGNSRNGKTTKSVHTLQGPVELTVPRDRNGSFEPVIVPKRTRRLGRVEDMILSLYARGMTTRDIGSHLEEIYGSKVSAATISRVTDVVADEVAQWQSRPLETVYPIVYIDAIWLKIRDGGVVTNKACHVAVGVDLEGRKQVLGLWLGVTEGAKFWANVLTEIRNRGTKDILILCCDGLTGLPAAVNSIYPETVVQTCVVHLLRSAMKYASYSDRKTMAKDMKPIYTAATVAAAELALEAFAEGWGSKAPGAVLAWRNAWEDFIPFLAFTPEIRKVIYTTNQIESINYQLRKITKTRGSFPSDEAAIKLVYLGIRNIETHRGGKLGTGTQGWHQALNAFAVQFPNRLPL